A window of the Streptomyces albireticuli genome harbors these coding sequences:
- a CDS encoding Rossmann-like and DUF2520 domain-containing protein, with the protein MNAHPLPEHPSPQDRPARLTVGVVGAGRVGPSLAAALKLAGHRPVAASGVSDASVRRAAALLPDVPLVPPAEVLARAELVLLTVPDDVLPGLVTGLAETGAVRPGQLLVHTSGRHGTAVLDPARRAGALPLALHPAMTFTGTPVDVERLAGCSFGVTAPDQLRLAAEALVIEMGGEPEWVAEEARPLYHAGLAMSSNHLITLVAQAMELLRTAGVSAPDRMLGPLLGAALDNVLRSGDAALTGPVARGDAGTVAAHIAELRVHAPQAVAGYLAMARTTADRALAHGLLKPELAEDLLGVLADGGTA; encoded by the coding sequence GTGAACGCACATCCCCTCCCGGAGCACCCGAGCCCCCAGGACCGACCCGCCAGGCTCACCGTCGGCGTCGTCGGCGCGGGCCGTGTCGGCCCCTCGCTCGCCGCCGCGCTCAAGCTGGCCGGGCACCGCCCGGTCGCCGCCTCCGGAGTCTCGGACGCCTCGGTGCGCCGGGCCGCCGCCCTGCTCCCCGACGTCCCGCTCGTCCCGCCCGCCGAAGTGCTCGCCCGCGCCGAGCTCGTCCTCCTCACCGTCCCCGACGACGTCCTGCCCGGCCTCGTCACGGGGCTCGCCGAGACCGGCGCCGTCCGCCCCGGCCAGCTCCTCGTGCACACCTCCGGCCGGCACGGCACGGCCGTCCTCGACCCGGCGCGCCGGGCCGGCGCCCTGCCGCTCGCCCTGCACCCGGCCATGACCTTCACGGGCACCCCGGTCGACGTCGAGCGGCTGGCCGGCTGCTCCTTCGGAGTCACCGCCCCCGACCAGCTGCGGCTCGCCGCGGAGGCCCTGGTCATCGAGATGGGCGGCGAGCCCGAGTGGGTGGCGGAGGAGGCCCGCCCGCTCTACCACGCGGGCCTCGCCATGAGCTCCAACCACCTGATCACCCTGGTCGCCCAGGCCATGGAGCTGCTGCGGACCGCCGGGGTCTCGGCCCCCGACCGCATGCTCGGCCCCCTCCTCGGCGCCGCGCTCGACAACGTCCTGCGCTCCGGCGACGCCGCCCTCACCGGCCCGGTGGCGCGCGGTGACGCGGGCACCGTGGCCGCGCACATCGCGGAGCTGCGCGTCCACGCCCCCCAGGCCGTCGCCGGATACCTGGCCATGGCCCGTACGACCGCGGACCGCGCCCTCGCGCACGGCCTGCTCAAGCCCGAACTGGCGGAGGACCTGCTCGGCGTCCTCGCGGACGGAGGCACCGCATGA
- the panC gene encoding pantoate--beta-alanine ligase: MTTQLPRTAEELQALPRDEGRRAVVMTMGALHEGHATLIRTARRLVGPEGQVVVTVFVNPLQFGAGEDLDRYPRTLDADVELAEASGADAVFAPSADEVYPGGEPQVRITAGPMGERLEGAARPGHFDGMLTVVAKLLHLTRPDVALFGQKDAQQLALIRRMVRDLNFPVEVVGVPTVRQGDNIALSSRNRYLSEADRATALEISRALFTAATAEELGAGAVRRSAQVILDAAADMEPPLVLDYVALVDPADFTEVPDDHTGEAVLAVAARVGTTRLIDNIPLTFGGRR, encoded by the coding sequence ATGACCACTCAGCTCCCGCGCACCGCGGAGGAGCTCCAGGCCCTCCCGCGCGACGAAGGCCGACGGGCCGTCGTGATGACGATGGGCGCCCTCCACGAGGGTCACGCCACCCTGATCCGCACCGCCCGCCGGCTGGTCGGGCCCGAGGGCCAGGTCGTCGTCACGGTCTTCGTCAATCCGCTCCAGTTCGGCGCCGGCGAGGACCTCGACCGCTATCCGCGCACCCTCGACGCCGATGTCGAGCTCGCCGAGGCGTCCGGCGCCGACGCCGTCTTCGCCCCGTCGGCCGACGAGGTCTACCCCGGCGGCGAGCCCCAGGTCCGGATCACCGCCGGGCCCATGGGCGAGCGGTTGGAGGGCGCCGCGCGCCCCGGCCACTTCGACGGCATGCTCACCGTCGTCGCCAAGCTCCTCCACCTCACCCGGCCGGACGTCGCGCTCTTCGGGCAGAAGGACGCCCAGCAGCTCGCGCTGATCCGCCGCATGGTCCGCGACCTCAACTTCCCGGTCGAGGTCGTCGGCGTCCCCACGGTCAGACAGGGCGACAACATCGCCCTCTCCAGCCGCAACCGCTATCTCTCCGAGGCCGACCGGGCCACCGCGCTGGAGATCTCCCGCGCCCTGTTCACGGCCGCGACGGCGGAGGAGCTCGGCGCCGGGGCCGTCCGCCGCTCCGCCCAGGTGATCCTCGACGCCGCCGCGGACATGGAGCCCCCGCTCGTCCTCGACTACGTGGCCCTCGTCGACCCCGCCGACTTCACCGAGGTCCCCGACGACCACACCGGCGAGGCCGTCCTCGCGGTCGCCGCCCGGGTCGGCACCACACGCCTCATCGACAACATCCCCCTGACCTTCGGAGGCCGGCGATGA